One window of the Nicotiana tabacum cultivar K326 chromosome 4, ASM71507v2, whole genome shotgun sequence genome contains the following:
- the LOC142180219 gene encoding uncharacterized protein LOC142180219 gives MGQATELKNKAADKAEETKDYTMRRTGEYKDYAAEKAKEAKEATMTTASDYKDSMADKTKQTKDATMEKAVEYKDYTAEKAKEGKDTTFGKISELKDTAADAARRALGFLTGKKEETTDAAQRERRNQR, from the coding sequence ATGGGACAAGCAACTGAACTTAAAAACAAAGCGGCAGATAAGGCAGAGGAGACTAAGGATTACACAATGAGAAGAACTGGTGAATACAAGGACTACGCTGCGGAGAAAGCTAAAGAAGCGAAAGAAGCTACCATGACAACAGCCAGTGACTATAAGGATTCAATGGCTGATAAAACAAAGCAAACGAAAGACGCAACAATGGAGAAAGCAGTGGAGTATAAGGACTATACAGCAGAGAAAGCTAAAGAAGGGAAGGATACCACCTTTGGAAAGATATCTGAGCTAAAAGATACAGCTGCTGATGCTGCCAGAAGAGCTTTGGGTTTCTTGACAGGGAAAAAAGAAGAGACTACGGATGCGGCACAGAGAGAAAGGAGGAACCAAAGGTGA
- the LOC107777086 gene encoding embryonic protein DC-8-like has protein sequence MASRQAAKEERTEAAAREAAEELHDVNKARTAHEQGSMIHDETQGNEQSTGVIGSIFKSVKETITGKTHDTAEATIGSKDVAAQKIHGASDTAGQKAREAGEKMGEYKDYTEKKTKEMKDSAAGKATQAKDATMEKARE, from the coding sequence ATGGCTTCAAGACAAGCAGCAAAGGAAGAAAGAACTGAGGCAGCTGCAAGGGAAGCAGCTGAGGAACTTCATGATGTGAACAAGGCGAGGACAGCACATGAGCAAGGTAGCATGATCCATGATGAAACTCAAGGAAATGAGCAGAGCACTGGCGTAATCGGAAGCATATTTAAGTCGGTTAAAGAGACGATCACAGGGAAAACTCATGACACAGCCGAGGCGACAATAGGAAGTAAGGATGTCGCAGCACAGAAGATTCATGGAGCTTCTGATACTGCTGGTCAAAAAGCTAGGGAGGCTGGAGAAAAAATGGGCGAGTATAAGGATTACACAGAAAAGAAGACAAAGGAGATGAAGGATTCTGCTGCAGGAAAGGCGACACAAGCGAAAGACGCTACAATGGAAAAAGCACGCGAATAA